In one Corythoichthys intestinalis isolate RoL2023-P3 chromosome 16, ASM3026506v1, whole genome shotgun sequence genomic region, the following are encoded:
- the cnp gene encoding 2',3'-cyclic-nucleotide 3'-phosphodiesterase, translated as MEPENNGEISDVSENPQQEVVVAAVEESAVPENPAAAVEEKEQLVMNGAGDSARNNVEPVEDESPLKVPKAEPTVPCAAPEEPDRLPEEKEKEPAPEPLPEDQEQAPPQRPEEPRPPSPEKVQEEVEAQKVAAQTPSQNDGEEIEASGDKPAEVTEQEKDKQAEVAAAEPEKKGEPEKSAELPGAEAAPDQEVTLPSADSLSFPLLKDDKTKEALRSSRTLVVIRGLPGSGKTFLSHALANAYKDHCSVFCADDYAASAESDAREALDQAVGACCADAVSAMVVVDDANRARERLAHMSLLAREHGMVPIFLEPRTEWSADVARLAKLTGRKPAAVTAMKRQLDEVRLPLFFGWFLLASGRDRLRSAGADFLTALDAFKKNAVGSSLSEGQEVPLEQYFKSKGSLHCTTKFCDYGKAEGAKEYAEKPVVSEMYSSVFDLSVSALFVTPRTFGARVSLTQEQLVLWPADAEKEADPPVTGAGSLPTGSRAHITLGCAKGVEAVQTGLDLLEILVLPQVEPITDLELGSLKFYGEGRWMLELKEPLCVAACFSSYYKSGSSSHEQGKKESKKKRNCAIL; from the exons ATGGAGCCTGAAAACAACGGTGAGATTTCTGATGTGTCGGAGAATCCACAACAGGAGGTGGTGGTGGCAGCAGTGGAAGAATCTGCCGTGCCTGAGAACCCAGCAGCTGCTGTGGAGGAAAAGGAGCAGCTGGTAATGAACGGCGCCGGTGACTCGGCCCGAAACAACGTCGAGCCTGTTGAAGATGAGTCACCTCTTAAAGTCCCTAAAGCCGAGCCGACAGTGCCTTGTGCGGCGCCAGAAGAACCTGATAGATTGCCAGAAGAGAAGGAAAAGGAGCCTGCGCCCGAGCCGCTCCCAGAAGACCAAGAACAGGCCCCACCTCAGCGGCCGGAGGAGCCGAGGCCTCCCAGCCCGGAGAAGGTTCAGGAGGAAGTAGAGGCTCAAAAAGTGGCGGCGCAGACTCCATCACAAAATGATGGCGAGGAAATTGAAGCATCGGGAGATAAGCCAGCTGAAGTCACAGAACAGGAGAAGGACAAACAGGCTGAAGTTGCAGCAGCAGAGCCCGAGAAGAAAGGCGAACCAGAAAAAAGTGCAGAGTTGCCGGGAGCTGAGGCCGCTCCTGACCAAGAGGTGACTCTTCCCTCTGCCGACTCCTTGTCTTTCCCCCTCCTCAAAGATGACAAGACCAAAGAGGCGTTGCGCAGCTCTCGCACGTTGGTCGTCATCAGAGGCCTCCCGGGAAGCGGGAAGACCTTCTTGTCCCACGCCCTGGCCAACGCCTACAAAGACCACTGCTCTGTCTTCTGCGCCGACGACTATGCGGCGAGTGCAGAATCTGACGCGCGTGAAGCCCTGGACCAGGCGGTGGGAGCCTGCTGCGCCGACGCAGTTTCGGCGATGGTGGTGGTAGATGATGCCAACCGTGCCCGGGAGCGGCTGGCCCACATGAGCCTTTTGGCCCGGGAGCACGGGATGGTCCCCATCTTCCTGGAGCCTCGCACGGAATGGAGCGCTGACGTGGCGCGACTCGCCAAGCTGACCGGTCGCAAGCCGGCTGCCGTCACCGCCATGAAGCGTCAACTGGATGAGGTGCGTCTGCCGCTCTTCTTTGGCTGGTTCCTGCTGGCCTCCGGTCGGGATCGGCTCAGGTCCGCAGGGGCCGACTTCCTGACGGCGCTGGATGCCTTCAAGAAGAACGCTGTTGGCT cgtctctgagcgaaGGCCAAGAGGTGCCCCTGGAGCAGTATTTCAAAAGTAAAGGAAGCCTCCACTGCACCACCAAATTCTGTGACTACGGGaaggcagagggcgccaaagagTATGCAGAGAAACCA GTGGTTTCAGAGATGTACAGCTCTGTGTTCGATCTCTCCGTGAGCGCTCTTTTCGTCACGCCTCGCACTTTCGGCGCCAGGGTCAGCCTCACCCAGGAGCAGCTGGTCCTGTGGCCGGCCGATGCCGAAAAAGAGGCAGATCCCCCTGTCACCGGCGCCGGCTCCTTGCCAACGGGCAGCCGCGCTCACATCACTCTGGGCTGCGCGAAAGGCGTGGAGGCGGTCCAAACGGGTCTGGACCTGCTGGAGATCCTGGTTTTACCGCAGGTGGAACCAATCACCGACTTGGAGCTCGGCTCACTGAAGTTTTACGGCGAAGGGAGGTGGATGCTGGAGCTCAAGGAGCCGCTTTGTGTGGCGGCGTGCTTCTCCAGCTACTACAAGAGCGGGAGCTCTTCCCACGAGCAGGGCAAAAAGGAATCCAAGAAGAAGAGGAACTGCGCCATACTGTGA